A section of the Streptomyces sp. NBC_01363 genome encodes:
- the ltrA gene encoding group II intron reverse transcriptase/maturase produces the protein MNTDELEHATYEAERRVLEIQAKLHRWARDDPHRRFDDLFNLCADPAFLLVAWDRVRGNKGAKTAGVDGRTAASIAARTGVEEFLDALRGSIKDRSFRPLPVRERMIPKTGGKLRRLGIATITDRVVQASLKLVLEPIFEAEFLPCSYGFRPNRRAHDAVAEVRHFTSHGYEWIVEGDIKACFDEISHPALLDRVRLRIGDKRVLDLVKAFLKAGILGEDRVLRETSAGTPQGSILSPLLSNVALSVLDEYVAQGPGGPGSSKLGREQRRRQGLPNYRLSRYADDWCLMVHGTEGDAEALRDEIAGVLSTMGLRLSPEKTLITRIDEGLDFLGWHIQRHRKRGTSRYYVYTYPARKALAAVMAKVKTACRRMATNQPLDTLLIHLNRMLPGWCAYFQPGVSSATFQYLSSYTWSQVMKWLRRKHRRITWKDLRRRYCGGGWWPVGEERTLFDPGKVRTTRYRYRGATIPSPWPTTA, from the coding sequence GTGAATACCGACGAACTGGAGCACGCCACGTATGAGGCGGAGCGCCGGGTACTGGAGATCCAGGCCAAGCTGCACCGTTGGGCCCGTGATGATCCTCATCGCAGGTTCGATGACCTCTTCAACCTCTGTGCCGATCCCGCGTTCTTGCTTGTCGCGTGGGATCGGGTGCGGGGTAACAAGGGTGCCAAGACCGCCGGGGTGGACGGCCGCACGGCGGCGTCCATCGCGGCGAGGACGGGCGTTGAGGAGTTCCTCGACGCACTACGAGGCTCGATCAAGGACCGTAGTTTCCGTCCGCTGCCGGTGCGGGAGCGGATGATCCCCAAGACGGGCGGCAAGTTGCGTCGCCTGGGGATCGCGACGATCACCGACCGGGTGGTGCAGGCGTCCTTGAAGCTGGTGCTGGAGCCGATTTTCGAGGCGGAATTCCTCCCGTGCTCCTACGGGTTCCGTCCGAACCGCCGGGCTCACGACGCGGTGGCCGAGGTCCGCCACTTCACGTCCCACGGGTATGAGTGGATCGTGGAGGGTGACATCAAAGCCTGCTTCGACGAGATTTCGCATCCGGCCCTGCTGGACCGGGTGCGGCTTCGGATCGGGGACAAACGCGTTCTTGACCTGGTGAAGGCGTTCCTCAAGGCGGGCATCCTCGGTGAGGATCGCGTGCTGCGGGAAACCAGCGCCGGAACCCCACAGGGTTCGATCTTGTCGCCGTTGCTCAGCAACGTGGCCCTCTCCGTCCTGGACGAGTACGTCGCCCAGGGTCCGGGAGGACCCGGAAGCAGCAAGCTCGGGCGGGAACAGCGTCGCCGTCAAGGTCTTCCCAACTACCGTTTGTCGCGGTACGCGGACGACTGGTGTCTGATGGTCCACGGCACCGAAGGCGACGCCGAAGCCCTGCGCGATGAGATCGCTGGGGTCTTGTCCACGATGGGCCTGCGCCTGTCCCCGGAGAAGACCCTGATCACCCGCATCGATGAGGGACTGGACTTCCTCGGGTGGCACATCCAGCGCCACCGCAAACGAGGAACCAGCCGGTACTACGTCTACACCTACCCCGCACGCAAAGCCCTCGCGGCTGTGATGGCCAAGGTCAAGACGGCGTGCCGGAGGATGGCCACGAACCAGCCACTTGACACCCTGCTCATCCATCTCAACCGGATGCTGCCGGGCTGGTGCGCCTACTTCCAACCCGGCGTGTCCAGCGCGACATTCCAATACCTGAGCTCGTACACATGGAGCCAGGTCATGAAATGGCTGCGCCGCAAACACCGCCGGATCACCTGGAAGGACCTCCGCCGCCGCTACTGCGGGGGTGGTTGGTGGCCGGTCGGGGAGGAACGGACGCTGTTCGATCCCGGAAAGGTGCGCACCACGCGCTACCGCTACCGGGGCGCGACCATCCCTTCCCCCTGGCCGACCACGGCATGA